One segment of Carya illinoinensis cultivar Pawnee chromosome 1, C.illinoinensisPawnee_v1, whole genome shotgun sequence DNA contains the following:
- the LOC122314366 gene encoding uncharacterized protein LOC122314366, whose amino-acid sequence MESFPCESESWVSSIISIHHSPEDDTLESHQSNTGFFNQDEEWSKLNINNKKTKKKKNQVLLEGYVESTDEDDLTRTKSLTDEDLDELKGCLDLGFGFSYDEIPELCNTLPALELCYSMSQKFMDEHQKSPDNAEAASTDSCPSVSSPIANWKISSPGDHPEDVKARLKFWAQAVACTVRLCS is encoded by the exons atggagagctTTCCTTGTGAATCTGAATCTTGGGTTTCCTCCATAATCTCGATCCACCATAGCCCAGAAGATGATACTTTGGAAAGCCACCAAAGCAATACTGGGTTTTTCAACCAAGATGAAGAGTGGTCAAAATTGAATATCAATAACAAGAAgaccaagaagaagaagaaccaggtTTTGCTTGAAGGGTACGTGGAATCTACCGATGAGGACGACCTAACGAGGACCAAAAGCTTGACGGATGAGGATCTCGATGAGCTTAAAGGGTGCTTGGATCTTGGCTTTGGGTTCAGTTATGATGAGATTCCTGAGCTCTGCAACACCTTGCCTGCGCTTGAGCTCTGCTATTCCATGAGCCAGAAGTTCATGGACGAACACCAGAAGTCGCCAGATAATGCTGAGGCTGCATCCACGGACTCTTGCCCGTCGGTGTCGAGCCCCATTGCCAATTGGAAGATCTCTAGTCCCG GCGACCATCCTGAAGATGTCAAGGCAAGGCTTAAATTCTGGGCGCAGGCTGTGGCATGTACTGTTAGATTATGCagctaa